A window of Verrucomicrobiia bacterium genomic DNA:
AACTTCGCGAAGCGTCATCTCGGAGGGCCGAGTTCCACGAGGCCGCAACAGTGTGGAGCGTTGGGTTGAGGACTCGCAGAGCTCGTCCCTCCGATTCGCTGCCTCCTCACCCACAACTCCGGGATGCACCGTATCCCGTGTTTCGAAGAGAATTACCCTTGCGGTCCCGGGCGCGTTGGTATTTCTTGACGGCCTTGGCACGCTGACGTCGCCCGCTCTGGTTGGGTCCTGTCCCCTGATTTTTCCTAAGGGAGGTTTAGTCCCTCGCCGATTCAGCCTCTGGGACACGCTTTGCGTGAGACGTCCTCTCCTGCCACCATTCCCACCCACCGCCCATGCCCAGACCCAAGAAGGCCCCCTCCTCTGGCGGCCCCGATGCCGCCCCCCCCCCGGAGCCAGGTTCCGCCCCCCCACGCCCGGCGCGCGGCCGGAAAAAGGCCGCCAAAGCGGCTGCGTCCGATGTCCCGCTGTTTCCTGCGGCGCCGGCTGTGGCCGCGCCTGCCGTGCCGGATTCCGCTCCTTCGCCGGTTGCGCCGGCCCCGCTCCCGTCCGCATCGCGCGTCGCCCCGCCTCCGACCGCAGCCGCCCCGGTGCCGTCTCCTCGTCCTGCGCCCGCACCTTCTCCGACCGCCGTCCCGCCGCGGGCGTCGCAACCGTTGCCTCCCGGTTCCTCGGCGCCCCCTTCCCCCCGTCCGGCATCGCCTCCGGCCCCGGCTGTCGCCCGTCCCGTTCCGCCTCCCGCCCACCAGGGCCCGGCCGGTCCGAAATCGCCCGCTCCCGCGCAGGGGTCGCTGCCCCTCCGTGAAGCCACTGCGGCTCCGCCCTCCGACGGCGCCGTGCCCAGGACCCCCCCGGCAGTCCAGGGACAGGAACTTCCCCGTGGCGAGACGATCAACATCGCGACCCTCCACGCGATGTCGATCACGGAGCTGAACGCCAAGGCCAAGGAGCTCGGTGTCGAGAACTTCGGCACCATGAAGAAGCACGAGCTGGTCTTCGCCATCCTCCAGAAGAACGCGGAGCGCCGGGGCATCCTCTTCGCCGAAGGCGTCCTGGAGGTCATGCCCGAAGGCTACGGCTTCCTCCGGTCCCCCAGCTTCAGCTACCTCGCGTGCCCGGAGGACGTGTACGTCTCGCCGTCGCAGATCCGTCGCTTCGATCTGCAGACGGGCGACCACATCGGGGGTCAGATCCGCCCCCCGAAGGAGAAGGAACGCTATTTTGCCCTGCTCAAGGTCGAGTCCGTCGGTCAGGAGGACCCCGATCTGGCCAAGGAAAAGACCCATTTCGAGAACCTCACACCCCTGTTCCCGACCAAGCGGATCCTTCTCGAGACGGAGACCGAGGAGGTCAGCTCGCGCGTGGTGGACCTGGTCTGTCCCATCGGCAAAGGCACCCGCGGCCTCATCGTCGCCCCGCCCAGGACCGGCAAGACGGTCCTCATGCAAAAGCTGGCCAACGCGGTCCTGAAGAACAATCCGGAGGTGTACCTGATCATCCTCCTGATCGACGAGCGGCCGGAAGAGGTGACCGACATGGAACG
This region includes:
- the rho gene encoding transcription termination factor Rho, giving the protein MPSPRPAPAPSPTAVPPRASQPLPPGSSAPPSPRPASPPAPAVARPVPPPAHQGPAGPKSPAPAQGSLPLREATAAPPSDGAVPRTPPAVQGQELPRGETINIATLHAMSITELNAKAKELGVENFGTMKKHELVFAILQKNAERRGILFAEGVLEVMPEGYGFLRSPSFSYLACPEDVYVSPSQIRRFDLQTGDHIGGQIRPPKEKERYFALLKVESVGQEDPDLAKEKTHFENLTPLFPTKRILLETETEEVSSRVVDLVCPIGKGTRGLIVAPPRTGKTVLMQKLANAVLKNNPEVYLIILLIDERPEEVTDMERSCRGAEVVSSTFDEPPERHVQVAEMVIEKAKRMVEHKKDVMILLDSITRLARAYNTVQPHSGKILSGGVDANALHKPKRFFGAARNIEEGGSLTIMATALVDTGSRMDEVIFEEFKGTGNMEVHLDRALVDRRIFPSINIERSGTRKEELLYHPDEYQRVSVLRRALVGVPPVEAMELLLGKLRKTPNNIMFLLSMAMNS